In Vibrio gallicus, a single window of DNA contains:
- a CDS encoding ribosomal protein uL16 3-hydroxylase: MYQLSFSLEQFLAEYWQKKPTIIKGGFSNFVDPLTAEELAGLTMEQEVDSRFVSNLAGEWSAEHGPFTEDKFAELPEKSWSFIVQAANHWHEGAAQLVTPFKGMPQWLFDDLMISYSVEGGGVGPHIDQYDVFIIQGSGKRHWRVGAKDVGQYKEVQHHSALRQIESFDAQIDDVLQPGDILYIPPGFPHDGYALEPSMSYSIGFRSPKEQELISNFADFVLAHDYGDKHLHKPELSTQPNNGELKTDDLTSLVDMLKAQINAPTLVKDFMGSMLTQSRHQLNIITPEPKWSCEDVSLQLGQGDTLFKVAGLGTLYHQDEPTLIYVNGEVFKTSDELVQLVELLANEESLSVKNMTTEGITLLTELVNKGYWYFG; encoded by the coding sequence ATGTATCAATTATCTTTCTCCCTTGAACAGTTTCTGGCCGAATATTGGCAAAAAAAACCAACCATTATTAAAGGTGGTTTTAGCAATTTTGTAGACCCCTTGACCGCAGAAGAGCTGGCGGGCTTAACCATGGAACAAGAAGTTGATTCGCGCTTTGTGTCAAATTTGGCGGGGGAGTGGAGTGCTGAACACGGCCCTTTCACTGAAGATAAATTTGCAGAGCTTCCTGAGAAATCGTGGTCGTTCATTGTTCAAGCTGCAAATCATTGGCATGAAGGGGCTGCGCAACTGGTTACACCATTTAAGGGCATGCCGCAGTGGCTGTTTGACGATTTGATGATTAGCTACTCGGTAGAAGGTGGCGGTGTGGGGCCACATATTGATCAATATGATGTATTTATTATTCAAGGAAGTGGCAAGAGACACTGGCGCGTGGGCGCTAAGGATGTCGGTCAATATAAAGAGGTGCAACATCATTCGGCATTGCGACAGATAGAGTCGTTTGATGCGCAAATTGACGATGTATTGCAGCCGGGAGATATCCTTTATATCCCACCAGGGTTTCCTCATGACGGCTATGCACTAGAGCCCTCCATGAGCTATTCAATTGGCTTTCGCTCACCAAAAGAGCAAGAGTTAATCAGCAATTTTGCGGATTTTGTGTTGGCTCATGACTACGGGGATAAGCATCTGCACAAGCCAGAACTTTCAACCCAACCTAATAATGGTGAGTTGAAAACGGACGATCTCACTTCACTAGTTGATATGCTTAAGGCTCAAATTAATGCCCCTACGCTGGTAAAAGATTTTATGGGCAGCATGCTCACTCAATCGAGACATCAACTCAATATTATCACCCCAGAGCCAAAGTGGAGTTGCGAAGATGTCTCGTTACAATTAGGCCAAGGTGACACCTTATTTAAGGTTGCAGGCCTAGGGACCTTGTATCATCAAGACGAGCCGACCTTGATCTATGTGAATGGAGAAGTATTTAAAACCTCAGATGAATTGGTACAGCTGGTTGAATTATTGGCAAATGAAGAGTCGTTGTCCGTTAAGAACATGACCACCGAAGGGATCACATTGTTGACTGAGTTAGTGAATAAAGGTTATTGGTATTTCGGATAG
- a CDS encoding LysE/ArgO family amino acid transporter, producing the protein MIHSLLTGALISGSLIVAIGSQNAFLLKCSLTKQHPMSVATVCFIGDIILISTGVLGIGTLLYHSPLWRDILTISGVIFLFWYGSLSAKSAWQGTSQLSLTNKGTNKSWLQLMLMTAAITFLNPHVYIDTVVILGGVTSSMTQQQKVWFVVGALMSSGIWFYGVAYFSKVLIPLFERPRMWQILDTIIAVIMFGIAIKLALPLVT; encoded by the coding sequence ATGATCCACAGTCTATTAACCGGTGCACTTATATCGGGAAGCTTAATTGTTGCCATTGGCAGTCAAAATGCATTTTTACTAAAATGCAGTTTAACTAAGCAGCACCCTATGTCGGTAGCAACCGTCTGTTTTATTGGCGATATTATATTGATAAGCACCGGTGTCCTCGGCATTGGTACCCTACTATATCACTCACCTTTATGGCGAGATATTCTTACGATATCCGGCGTTATATTTCTATTTTGGTACGGTTCACTTTCGGCAAAGTCTGCATGGCAGGGCACCAGTCAATTGAGTCTGACTAACAAAGGAACCAATAAAAGTTGGTTACAGCTGATGCTAATGACAGCGGCAATCACCTTCTTAAATCCACATGTATACATTGATACGGTAGTTATTTTAGGGGGAGTTACTTCCTCGATGACGCAGCAACAGAAAGTGTGGTTTGTAGTTGGCGCTTTGATGTCATCCGGAATATGGTTTTATGGCGTAGCGTATTTTTCTAAGGTGCTAATCCCGTTATTTGAAAGACCACGCATGTGGCAGATACTAGATACAATTATTGCAGTGATTATGTTTGGTATTGCGATAAAGCTTGCTCTGCCATTAGTCACTTAA
- the thiM gene encoding hydroxyethylthiazole kinase: MEIAQVIACLNTLRQTKPLVVNVTNYVVMNNTANALLAVGASPIMAHSSREMAEMMSFSGALVINIGTLDSQWVPRMLFAVEQANIHGKPVVLDPVGCGASTLRTEVSRQIAEQADTLVIRGNASEIIALAGEQAQSKGVDALDSSDSAVNAAQYLVKEYCASVVISGATDYVISSAGVFKLENGHEMMPFVTGMGCSHTAITGAFAAIGDLSGMAATAILGVAGEIAAEKSAGPGSLQMNLLDTLYQLDEQMLRQRLKISKV, encoded by the coding sequence ATGGAAATCGCTCAAGTAATCGCGTGTTTGAATACGCTACGCCAAACCAAGCCGCTGGTGGTTAATGTAACCAACTATGTGGTGATGAACAATACAGCCAATGCGCTGCTAGCCGTTGGTGCATCGCCTATTATGGCGCACTCTTCAAGAGAAATGGCTGAGATGATGAGCTTCTCTGGCGCTCTCGTTATCAATATTGGTACCCTCGATAGTCAATGGGTACCGCGGATGTTGTTCGCTGTAGAGCAAGCCAATATCCATGGTAAACCGGTGGTTTTGGACCCAGTCGGGTGCGGTGCGAGTACATTACGCACCGAGGTATCGCGCCAAATCGCAGAGCAAGCAGATACGCTGGTTATTCGTGGCAATGCCTCTGAAATAATCGCGTTAGCGGGTGAGCAAGCACAATCTAAGGGCGTAGATGCCCTAGATAGCAGCGATTCTGCGGTAAACGCAGCGCAATACTTAGTGAAGGAGTATTGCGCATCGGTCGTTATCTCGGGTGCAACCGATTATGTGATTAGTAGTGCGGGTGTATTCAAGCTAGAAAATGGTCACGAAATGATGCCATTTGTCACTGGTATGGGCTGTTCGCATACTGCGATAACTGGTGCATTTGCGGCAATTGGCGACCTTTCTGGGATGGCTGCAACCGCTATATTAGGCGTTGCGGGTGAGATCGCAGCTGAGAAATCAGCAGGGCCGGGCAGTTTACAGATGAATTTGTTAGACACCCTTTATCAACTTGATGAACAGATGCTCCGTCAGCGTCTGAAGATCAGCAAGGTATAA
- a CDS encoding multidrug effflux MFS transporter has translation MNSKAPIYLLMLLIIVSPMGIDIYLPALPQMADSLHTPISNIQLTITLFLAALGMGQLLAGPLADRYGRKPLIIGGLSLYILGSVICAIASHVEILWLARIIQGLGTCAVSVGVMSGVRDSYSPQRTATIYSYINGVICVIPALAPMVGGWLSQTWSWHANFVFMGIYALLILMLTLWRLPETRPAHTVASSSLINFQQFKPILQSPVFQLNTGMVMLAMAIIIAFVSIAPVRLMVELGISPTLFALWFGSNAVINIIGSFSAPVVIRKLGKTRALKLAMTLCAGAALLIVMLQGVHHPAAFMGPIFIASTGFCLVLPICCSSALEPFAERAGTAASLLGFFQMAGASLLVGLVNLLPFASLQLMGLMMLLPLLWFAGNSLLRKANQAHQG, from the coding sequence ATGAACTCAAAAGCGCCAATTTACCTATTAATGTTATTGATTATCGTCAGCCCAATGGGTATCGATATCTACCTTCCGGCACTGCCGCAGATGGCTGACAGTTTACACACGCCAATAAGTAACATTCAGCTAACTATTACTCTATTTTTAGCCGCACTAGGAATGGGACAGCTGCTTGCAGGCCCACTTGCCGACCGCTATGGTCGAAAACCACTTATTATTGGCGGATTATCTCTATATATCTTGGGCTCTGTTATCTGCGCTATCGCCAGTCATGTCGAGATACTGTGGTTGGCAAGGATCATACAAGGTTTAGGGACATGCGCGGTTTCAGTCGGTGTAATGTCAGGGGTAAGAGATAGCTATAGCCCACAACGAACCGCAACTATATACAGTTATATCAATGGGGTAATCTGCGTGATCCCAGCCTTAGCCCCTATGGTGGGCGGCTGGCTCAGCCAAACATGGAGCTGGCACGCCAATTTTGTGTTTATGGGGATTTACGCACTATTAATCCTAATGCTAACCTTGTGGCGATTACCTGAAACTCGCCCCGCACACACAGTTGCAAGTAGCAGTCTTATTAATTTTCAGCAATTTAAGCCCATACTTCAAAGCCCAGTGTTTCAGCTCAATACTGGAATGGTAATGCTGGCAATGGCTATCATTATCGCATTTGTCAGCATCGCACCGGTACGACTTATGGTTGAGCTTGGTATTAGCCCCACCCTTTTTGCATTGTGGTTTGGAAGCAACGCGGTAATCAATATTATTGGCTCATTTAGTGCGCCAGTGGTGATACGTAAACTGGGCAAGACTCGCGCTCTGAAATTGGCTATGACGTTGTGCGCTGGCGCAGCACTACTTATTGTAATGTTGCAAGGTGTCCATCATCCGGCAGCCTTTATGGGGCCAATATTTATCGCCAGTACCGGTTTTTGTTTAGTATTACCGATTTGTTGTAGCTCGGCCCTAGAGCCTTTTGCTGAGCGGGCGGGCACTGCGGCCTCTTTGTTGGGCTTCTTCCAAATGGCCGGAGCATCACTGCTGGTGGGTTTAGTGAACCTACTTCCGTTTGCTTCACTGCAACTAATGGGGTTAATGATGCTATTACCTTTGCTATGGTTTGCAGGCAACTCGCTGCTTAGAAAAGCCAATCAGGCTCATCAAGGTTAA
- the tenA gene encoding thiaminase II → MKTSQLLHACHEEWQHYIEHSFVHQLADGTLHHDAFLHYLKQDFLFLKHYARAYALAIYKAKSLQQMRIALPSLHALLDSEIGHHVEWCQNWGISEIEMEAETEDFGTVAYTRYVLDTGNQGDLIDLYVALAPCAIGYGEIGANLAQRDSTLLEGNPYLSWLTMYGSEEFQQGVSQSIENLDVLLADIDPDSARAQQLIEVFRTATRMEIAFWEQGLNAVK, encoded by the coding sequence ATGAAAACCTCACAACTTTTACATGCGTGTCATGAGGAATGGCAACATTATATTGAGCACAGCTTTGTTCACCAGTTGGCCGATGGTACGCTGCATCACGACGCCTTTTTGCATTATCTTAAGCAAGATTTTCTATTTTTAAAGCACTACGCCAGAGCGTATGCGCTCGCCATATATAAAGCCAAAAGCCTGCAACAGATGCGTATTGCTTTACCAAGCCTTCATGCACTGCTGGACTCCGAAATAGGACACCACGTAGAGTGGTGTCAGAATTGGGGTATCAGCGAGATTGAAATGGAAGCTGAAACCGAGGATTTTGGTACGGTAGCCTATACCCGCTATGTATTAGATACTGGCAATCAAGGAGACCTAATTGATTTGTATGTTGCGCTTGCGCCTTGCGCTATTGGTTATGGAGAGATAGGTGCGAACCTTGCGCAGCGCGATAGTACTTTACTCGAAGGCAATCCTTATCTGAGCTGGTTGACTATGTATGGCTCTGAGGAGTTCCAACAAGGCGTCAGCCAAAGTATTGAAAACCTAGACGTACTGCTGGCGGATATTGATCCAGACAGTGCCAGAGCACAACAATTAATAGAAGTATTTCGCACTGCGACCCGCATGGAAATTGCGTTTTGGGAGCAGGGGCTAAACGCAGTTAAGTAA
- the thiE gene encoding thiamine phosphate synthase, producing MSNPYELYFVTDEHQSLNTLCKVVEQAVEGGVTMVQVREKHGDVRAFIQRARAVKSVLQGSDVPLIINDRVDVALAIDACGVHLGQSDMPVDDARRLIGRDKLLGLSVESEQQLLAAQSLDVDNLGVSAIFATATKTNTVNHWGLVGLQGAVSLSSKPLVAIGGINHTNIQKVAATGVEGIALVSAISSAEDPKRVSSELLQLIRRAR from the coding sequence ATGAGCAACCCTTATGAACTCTATTTTGTCACCGATGAACATCAGTCGTTAAATACCTTGTGCAAAGTGGTTGAACAGGCTGTTGAGGGTGGCGTGACCATGGTTCAGGTACGAGAAAAACACGGCGATGTGCGTGCGTTTATCCAGCGTGCACGTGCTGTAAAATCGGTGTTGCAAGGCAGTGATGTGCCTTTAATTATCAATGACCGTGTCGATGTTGCCCTTGCCATAGATGCCTGTGGCGTACATTTGGGACAGTCCGATATGCCTGTTGATGATGCGCGACGCCTAATTGGTCGAGATAAGCTCTTGGGGCTGTCAGTGGAGAGCGAACAGCAATTACTTGCGGCGCAAAGCCTAGATGTTGATAACCTTGGGGTGAGTGCCATTTTCGCAACCGCAACCAAAACTAATACCGTTAACCACTGGGGATTAGTTGGCTTGCAAGGTGCGGTTTCTCTGTCGAGCAAACCCTTAGTGGCGATTGGTGGTATTAATCACACCAATATTCAAAAAGTAGCGGCAACGGGGGTAGAAGGTATCGCGCTGGTGTCGGCTATTTCTTCCGCCGAAGATCCCAAACGTGTAAGTAGTGAGTTGTTACAGCTTATTCGTCGCGCCCGCTAA
- a CDS encoding ABC transporter substrate-binding protein yields MLISALVLVSAQASASPKTLNLMLDWFVNPNHGPIIIAQQNGYFAAQGLKVNIQEPADPSVPSKLVAAGQVDLAISYQPSFIIDVAAGLPLVWTGTLLATPLNTLSVLDNGKINSLADLKGKTVGVSVSGSDEAIIDKMLSDEGVSFDDVKIVNVGWALSSSLASGRVDAIWGGMRNFESHQLELEGFKAKSFYPEEHGIPPYDELMFVANANQHDSDAIARFNKALELATQYIINHPQQAWREFVAYNPDTLDNELNHRAWNDTLTRFALRPAARNLKRYAEYAQFMYGLKMIKTLPNKQSYFIH; encoded by the coding sequence ATATTGATATCTGCACTGGTTTTGGTGAGTGCTCAGGCAAGTGCATCCCCAAAAACGCTAAACCTAATGCTTGACTGGTTTGTAAATCCAAATCATGGACCGATAATCATTGCACAGCAAAACGGTTATTTTGCCGCGCAAGGGCTTAAAGTGAATATCCAAGAACCTGCTGACCCTAGCGTACCATCGAAACTTGTTGCCGCAGGGCAGGTTGATCTTGCGATCTCTTATCAGCCTTCATTTATCATAGATGTCGCTGCTGGCCTTCCTTTAGTGTGGACAGGCACGTTATTGGCGACACCGTTAAACACATTGTCAGTGTTGGATAACGGTAAAATTAATAGCTTGGCTGATCTGAAAGGCAAAACCGTAGGCGTTTCGGTGTCTGGCAGCGACGAGGCAATCATTGATAAGATGCTGAGTGATGAAGGAGTCAGCTTTGATGATGTGAAGATCGTTAATGTAGGCTGGGCGCTTTCGTCATCTCTTGCATCTGGTCGCGTAGATGCGATATGGGGCGGGATGCGCAATTTTGAATCTCATCAGCTGGAATTAGAAGGGTTTAAGGCAAAGTCTTTCTATCCAGAAGAGCACGGCATTCCCCCGTATGATGAGCTGATGTTTGTTGCCAATGCCAATCAGCACGACAGCGATGCCATTGCCCGTTTTAATAAGGCGTTGGAGCTTGCTACGCAATACATTATAAATCATCCCCAACAGGCGTGGCGAGAGTTTGTGGCGTATAACCCAGACACTCTAGATAACGAACTTAATCATAGGGCGTGGAACGATACCCTGACCCGTTTTGCCTTGCGACCGGCGGCTAGAAACCTTAAGCGTTATGCTGAATATGCGCAGTTTATGTATGGTCTGAAAATGATCAAAACCCTACCCAATAAGCAATCTTATTTTATCCACTAA
- a CDS encoding ABC transporter substrate-binding protein, which yields MKKLLVSLVTVITFVFSPAVLAKDHKITLMLDWFVNPNHGPIIIAKEKGLFKQQGIEVEIQEPADPSVPAKLVAANKIDMAVSYQPTLTIDVAAGLPLIRSGTLIATPLNTLMVLDNGKIQSLADLKGKKIGVAISGNEEATIGTMLKNQGVAFKDVQIINIGWALSSSLASGKVDAIWGGLRNFESNQLALEGYKAKAFFPEEHGVPAYDELVFVANANSYDVEKIKKFNKAIELATQYIVNHPNKAWQEFVAYNPDTLNNELNRRAWNDTLTRFALRPAAVDHQRYDNYANFMHDNKIINSVPNSVKYVPLFN from the coding sequence ATGAAAAAATTATTAGTTAGTTTAGTTACCGTAATTACCTTTGTCTTTAGTCCAGCCGTGCTGGCTAAAGACCATAAAATCACCTTGATGCTAGATTGGTTTGTTAACCCAAACCATGGCCCAATTATCATCGCAAAAGAGAAAGGGCTATTTAAACAACAAGGTATTGAGGTAGAAATTCAAGAGCCAGCGGATCCAAGCGTTCCGGCCAAACTGGTTGCAGCAAACAAAATCGATATGGCAGTCTCTTATCAACCCACTTTAACTATCGATGTTGCCGCAGGTTTGCCTTTAATTCGCAGTGGTACGCTTATCGCAACGCCATTGAATACCTTGATGGTACTGGATAATGGCAAGATACAGTCATTGGCTGATCTGAAAGGTAAAAAGATTGGGGTCGCTATTTCAGGCAATGAAGAGGCTACCATTGGCACTATGCTAAAAAACCAAGGTGTTGCTTTTAAAGATGTGCAGATCATCAACATTGGTTGGGCGCTTTCGTCATCACTGGCATCGGGTAAGGTGGACGCTATCTGGGGAGGATTACGTAACTTTGAATCCAATCAGCTAGCATTGGAAGGCTATAAAGCAAAGGCATTCTTCCCTGAAGAGCACGGTGTTCCTGCCTATGATGAGCTGGTATTTGTAGCCAATGCAAATAGCTATGATGTTGAAAAAATTAAGAAGTTTAACAAAGCCATTGAGCTGGCGACTCAATATATTGTTAATCATCCCAACAAGGCGTGGCAGGAGTTCGTGGCTTATAACCCAGATACCTTGAACAATGAATTAAACCGCCGCGCTTGGAACGATACCTTAACTCGCTTTGCGCTGCGCCCAGCTGCGGTTGATCATCAGCGATATGATAATTACGCAAACTTTATGCATGACAATAAAATCATTAATAGCGTGCCAAATAGCGTTAAGTATGTGCCTCTTTTTAACTAG